In a single window of the Caulobacter soli genome:
- a CDS encoding PASTA domain-containing protein — protein sequence MPSFEIPDGPTTVALKKEGGFHKGSAVFGVTNKTGEGLTARFSVQVQGDGKPEWYSVQGEPERPVAAGENQTVTVVAKIPAATPPGQHRIKLRATNVNDPDNDSTDSTAATVTVPAASAPPPKPKPFPWWILAVVGGVLVLVIGAIIAIVVLTGGSKVPSVVGQPYAEAVKVLDKAGYKTVKRADKETGEKPPETVLDQTPAADTKAKKTEPVQLTVATPLPVVVPEEPPTDQANAVCDPAVGTCIEGFVWRAGGPDDRVCVTPESRYLAAVENSQAAARRNPNGGPYGPDTCLMGYVWRDGFPNDHVCVSGERRTVVAQENAAGPSRYQACRPKIVLTPRPITRPKIVLTPR from the coding sequence ATGCCGAGTTTCGAGATTCCGGACGGCCCCACGACCGTCGCCCTGAAGAAGGAGGGCGGTTTCCACAAGGGCAGCGCCGTCTTCGGCGTCACCAACAAGACCGGGGAGGGCCTGACCGCGCGGTTCAGCGTCCAGGTCCAGGGCGACGGCAAGCCCGAGTGGTATTCGGTCCAGGGGGAGCCGGAACGGCCGGTCGCGGCGGGTGAGAATCAGACGGTGACCGTGGTCGCCAAGATCCCAGCCGCGACGCCGCCGGGCCAGCATCGGATCAAGCTGCGGGCGACCAATGTCAACGATCCCGACAACGACAGCACCGACAGCACGGCGGCGACGGTCACCGTTCCCGCCGCCAGCGCTCCGCCGCCAAAACCAAAGCCCTTCCCCTGGTGGATCCTGGCGGTGGTCGGTGGGGTGCTGGTGCTGGTGATCGGCGCGATCATCGCCATCGTGGTGCTGACCGGCGGATCCAAGGTTCCCAGCGTCGTGGGCCAACCCTATGCCGAGGCCGTCAAGGTGCTCGACAAGGCCGGCTACAAGACCGTCAAGCGAGCCGACAAGGAGACCGGCGAGAAGCCGCCCGAGACGGTGCTGGATCAGACGCCGGCCGCTGACACCAAGGCCAAGAAGACCGAGCCGGTGCAACTGACCGTCGCGACGCCTCTGCCGGTGGTCGTGCCGGAAGAACCGCCGACCGATCAGGCTAACGCCGTTTGCGACCCGGCGGTCGGAACCTGCATCGAGGGCTTCGTCTGGCGCGCGGGCGGTCCCGACGACCGGGTCTGCGTCACGCCGGAGTCGCGGTATCTGGCCGCCGTGGAAAACAGTCAGGCGGCCGCTCGTCGTAACCCGAACGGCGGTCCCTACGGCCCGGATACCTGCCTGATGGGCTATGTCTGGCGTGACGGCTTTCCCAACGACCACGTCTGCGTGAGCGGTGAACGACGCACGGTGGTGGCCCAGGAGAACGCGGCGGGTCCGTCGCGCTATCAGGCCTGCAGGCCGAAGATCGTGCTGACGCCGCGACCGATTACGCGCCCGAAGATCGTCTTGACCCCGCGCTAG